Below is a genomic region from Isosphaeraceae bacterium EP7.
GCGTAGACCGGGGCGTTGGTATCCATGGGATGCGACTCGATGGGGTTGTCCCGGCGTGTCCCGTCCTTGCCGATGCGGCCTCGCGGGCCAGGCGACTGTTCGGGATGAGGTCGGGGAGGCGATGGGGGCGGCGACCCGCGCTTTTTTACGGCCTCACCGGGCGGGCCAAAGGGGCGACGGCCTACCACCCCCATCTCCATGCTATGGCCGCTCGGGAAGCGGCAGGGGAAACATACAAGGGGGCCCCGAGGTTACGATGCCGGCAAGAAGGTCGCCGGCCGCAAGCGGCACATCCTCGTCGACGGCCTGGGGCTGATCCTCTCGGTGGTCGTCCACGCCGCGAGTATCCAGGATCGCGACGGTGCGAGGCTGGTCCTGGCCCCGCTGCGGCACCGCTTCATGCGGCTGCGGCTGATCGTCGCCGACGGGATCGACAACGGCGGGATCGCCGAGTGGGTCCATGCGTTGCGGGGCCGCAACCGGCTGCGGCTGGAGATCAAGGCGAAGCGCCCCGGTGCCGACAAGTTCGAGCCGATCGCATTCCGCTGGCGTGTGGAGCGGACCTTCGCCTGGCTGGGGCGGAACCGTCGGCTGAGCAAGGATTACGAGGCGACGACCGCAAGCAGCGAAGCATTCGTCAAGTTGGCGATGATCCATCTGATGGCCCGCCGACTACCGAAGATGTTGGCGAAAATGTAGCTTTCTCAACAGGCTTTAAGTAGGTCACCAGTAGTGATTGGACGACTCCCCGGAGTTGACCTATGGTTGCGATAGCCCCACAGAGGACTCGCGACCATGGCCCTGATCACACTCCAGCCGGCCGAGCGCGAGCACCTGCGCGGCCTGGCCCGTCACTCCGACGACCGCCGCGTCATCCACCGCGCCCTGGCCCTGCTGGACCTCGATTCCGGCCAGCCGCCGCTCGGCTCGGCGTCAGCCGATCGACCGTCTACAACTGGGCCGGCCGGTTCGCCAAGGAGCGAGATCCAAGCCCGTCGCTGGGCGATCGCCCACGCGCCGGCAGGCCGCCGGCCGCCAGGCGGGCCGCCGAAGAGTTGGCCGAGGCCGCCCTGGGGACGGATCCCCGCGCGGCCGGCTATCGCCACACCAACTGGACCGTGCCCCTGCTGCTGGCCCACCTGAACCGGGCCTCAGGCCAGCAGGCCAGCGGCACCACCATGCGGCGGGCCTTGCACGGGCTGGGCTATCGCTGGAAGCGGCCCCGCTTCGTCCTCTCGCGCCGATCGCCCACCTGGCGGCAGGCCAAAGGGGGCTGAGGCGCGGGCTGCCCGGACGCACGCGCACCGTCGTCCTCTTCTCCGACGCCACCATCCTCACCGAGACTCCGCCGCTGCGGGCCGCCTGGGCCAGGGCTGGCCAGCAGGCCGAGGTGCCGATCACCGGCAACCGCGACCGCCGCGTCCTCTTCGGCGCCATCGCCGTGGGCCGCGGCACGCTCCGCCTGGACCGCGCCGGGCAATGGAACCAGGACAGTTTCCAGAGCCATCTGCGGCACTTCCGCCCGACCTGGCGCGGCTGGCGGATCGTGCTGTTCCTGGACCGGGGCTCGCCGCACACGGCCAGGCGGTCGCGGGCCCTGGCCAAGCAGTTCTCCATCGAGCTACGGTTCCTGCCGACGGCGTGCCCGGAGCTCAACCCGATGGAGGGCCTGTGGCGCGAGATCAAGGGGCAGATCCTGGCCAACGAGCCGACGCCCGAGCTGGACGTTTCGCTGGAGCGTGCCGTCGATCACCTGATGGCCATGACCGGCAAACAACGACGCCAAACCGCGGGCATCCTCTCCGAGAACTTCTGGCTAGCCACTTAGTGGTTCATCCGGCAGGTGATTTGCAGGTGGATGGAGGTATCTCCCAGGAGACCTCGCCATGGCCGCCCGCGTCCTTCTCCGCCCGATGACGTCCGAGGAGCAGCAGGCCATCGCCGAGTTGCTCCACTCGCGCACCGCCCCGGTCCGCCTGGTCGAGCGAGCCCGCATCGTCCAGGAGGCCGCCTACGGCCGATCGGCCCCCACCATCGCTGCGGCCCTCGGCTGCTCGCGGCCGACCGTCTATGCTTGGATCCGTCGCTTCAGCGAGCTGGGCATGGCCGGCCTCCAGGAGCGGCCCCGCGCCGGCCGACCGCCGACCTATACCGTCGACCAGCGGGCCGAGGTCCTGGCCGTCGCGCTGACCGCCCCCCAGGACCTGGGCCTGCCCTTCGGCTGCTGGACGCTCGACCGCCTGGAGGCCTACCTCAACGAGCAGAAGGACATCGCCATCAAGCGGAGTCGGATCGACGAGATCCTCGCGGAGGAGGGCCTCCGCTGGCGCAAGCAGGAGACGTGGTTCGGCGAGCGGGTGGACCCCGAATTCGCCGAAAAAAGGGGGCCATCGAGCGACTCTACCGCGAGCCTCCGGCGGATTCGGCGGTCGTCTGCCTCGACGAAATGGGGCCGGAGAGCGCCAAAAGCTTCCCGGGACAGAACCCCCTGCGAACCAAGCCCGAGACGACGGCCGAGGGCAGCCGCCAGCCCGCCGGCCGCGCTCGGCAGGAGGCCGACTACGGCCGCCGCGGCAAGGGTTACGTCTTCGGCGCCTTCCGACCCGCCACTGGCGAAGCCTTCACCCGCCCCTACGACAGCCGCTCGACCCGCAACTGGGTCGAGTTCCTCGGCCAGGTCGAGGCGTGGGTCCCGGCGGACGCCGAACGGGTCTACGCCATCCTCGACAACCTGAGCGCCCACCGCGCCACCGACGTGCTGCTGTTCAGCCTGGCCCATCCCCGCTGGGAGTTCGTCTTCCAGCCAGTCTCCGCGGCGTACCTGAACCTGATCGAGCCGTGGTGGAAGGTGCTGAGAAGCCTGGCGTTGAAGGGCCGCCGGTTCGAGACTTGGGAGGAGATCTGCCAGGCGGTCGAACGAGCGACAGCGTACTGGAACGCGCATCGTCACCCCTTCGTCTGGGGCCGTCGTCGTCGCCATCAACCACGCCGAACGCCGGGAATCGCCGCCGTACCGGGTGTCAGGACACTTGCCGGATGAGCCACTTAGTCCCCCGTCGCCGCCTTGCCGAAGCGGCCCAGCCAGAGCCAGGTGATCGCGTGAGTGACCTTCGACGGGTCGCTCACATCGTTCGGGGCGATCGTGTCCTGGCTCGGGTTGATGTCGAGGATGTCGCCCGTCTGCAGGTCCTTGACCATCGCGTCGTCGCGTTCCCAGGGCTCCAGGACCAATAGGCTGACGTGGTCGGCGAGGGAGGCCGGGATGCTGACATCCGAGTTGGACGTGATCGCCGCCTGCATCGTGGGCTTGCTGTCTATGAGGATTCCTATCGCATCGGCGCAGGTGAGCGTGCTGATGTTTGTGCAGACGACTCCCACGCCCAGGTTCCCCAGGGCCACGGCGTTTCAGGTCGGGCCCTGCTTCGGCAGCCATCGTGGGGTGAATCTCCCGACGGGCATCGGCGACCTGGCGGGGATCGGCTGGGTCATGGCCACCGGCTGGGGCGTGCCCGACGGCAAGGTCCTGCTGGAGAGCCTTAAGAACCACCCCAGGAAGTGAGCCATCGACACCGGTCCGTCCGGCCTCGAATGCACCGGGCCGAGATGACTCAAGTCATCTCGGCCCGGTGCTTCGCGGGGTCGCGTCTGTCCGGCCCGTCGCGGGCGTCAGGCCCCCTCGACGGACTTGCCGAAGAAGGCCTCGGCCTCTTCGATGGCCTGCTGGAAGATGGCCTCGGCCTGGCTGTCGGATAGGCCGATCAGGTCGCGTGCCATGTCCAGCTTGCGGTGCTCGGCGTCGGTGACCACGCCGTCGGCGATCACGCGGCGGATGAGCAGGGTGAACTCCTCGACCATCCGGTCGTGGATCCAGGCGTCTCCCAGGCCCAGGGCGTCGCCGTCGGGGGCGAAGTCGGGCCACTCCGACTTGGAGTCGGGAAGGTCGTCCAAAATGCGCTGGAGCTTCTTGCGCCAGAGCGTCCGCTCATAGTCGGTGGCGGCGTGTTGGCTGACCACGAAGACGTCTTCGCCGTCGTCGGTTTCGGGGCCGGCCTCTGCCCAGCGTTCCAGGGCCCTGCGGCGCAGCTCGAGGTCCTTCTCGGAGGAGGACCAGCCTTGGAATAGCCTGGCGAACAAGCTCATGTCGATGCCTCCGCGAAGGTGGATCGTCGGTCGCCGCCCCGTCCATGTTCTTCGCTCACCTGGACGCGGGGGCGTCGGCGGCCGGCTTGGGCTGGAAGTGGTCGAAGACCTCGCGGGCGACCTCGGCGCACAGCACGTTGCCGGCGTTCTCGGGAACCCATCGCTTGTCCTCGTTCTTGCTGGTCAGCACGCAGAGCGCCACCGGGCCCGACCTGGTCGTCATGATCCCGGCACACGTCCGCGACTCATCCACGCTCCCCGTCTTGAATGCGAGCGGCGTACCATGGGGCAGGAATTTGGGGAACTTGTCCCTGTCGTCGCAGGTCCGCAGGTGGACCAGCATCGCCTCGCTGGCTGCGGGGCTGACCAGCTCCTTTTTGTGCAGCTTCTCGAACAGCGCCACCATGTCGGCTGCGGTCGTGCTCCCCAGGCCGTACTTCACGCTGCGCTCGGGGAAGACCGAGGTCTCTCGGTGGTACGTCTTGGAGTGGATCTTGGTCTCGGGGAAGCCCAGCTTCTCCATGAAGGCGGCCGTCGAGCCGATGCCGATCTGGTCGAGCACCATGTTCGTCGCGGTGTTGTCCGACGTGAAGATCATCATCCGCACGGCGTCGCGCAGCGAGAAGGTCGCCCCGTCGGTGAAGTGGGGCGTCAGGATGCCCGACCCCGCCACCCTGTCTTCCTTCTTCAAGGTCAGCATCTTGTTCAGGTCGACCTCGCCCGCCTCCGACTGGCGATAGGTCTCGATCATCACCGGGAACTTGATCAGGCTGGCCGTGGGCATCGGCACGTCCTGGCGATAGACGAAGGTCTCGCCCGTGTCCAGATGCTTGACCGCAACGGCGACCTCCCCCTTGTGCGCCTTGATGAGCGGCATCAAGCGGGCGCCCAGGGCCCCGGCGGTGTCATCGTCGGCGGCCTGCACGGTGCTGGGGCTTGGCATGGGCATCAGGATCGTCGCCACCATCATCCAGAGGGTCATCGTCCCGAGGCCCGTCATCGTCGCCCATCGTCGCATGCGCATCGTCGTCATCCTCAACCCTGGAGACCTCGGGTGATCCGGTCCCGGCGTGCGTGGCCGTCGTCCCGGCCCGGCCGGGGGCGACCAATCTGGAGAGGCGCCGCGAGGTGGAAATTGTCTCACGAGAGGCCCGATGCCCCAAGGCCTTCCCGGCGCGACCTGCGCGGGATCCGGGCGGAAGCGGGCCCGCCGTGCCGCCGCTGTCTTGACCGCCCGCCCGCCCGCCGCCATCGTCATGAGGTGTGGGGAACGAGCACCTTCGAGGAGCCCGGCCATGGCACGCCCATCCATCCGCGTCCGATCCCTGATCGCCGGGGCCTTCGTCCTCGCCGCCTCGGCGCGGGCAGACGCCGACAACCCGCAGGTCGGGGCCTCCGCCGACATCCCGCAGGGCAGGGCCTTCAATGCCGCCCGCGACGCACGCTTCGGCCTGCTCGTCTCGTGGGGCCTGCACTCGCTCGTCGGCCGCGATGAGCACGTGATGGACCGCGACCGCCTGCCCGTTTCCGAATATGAGAAGCTCCCCCCGCGCCTCCAGGGGGGGGCCTACGACCCAGCCGCCTGGGTCAGGGCCGCCAAGGCCGCCGGCCTGACCTCGATCGCGGTCGTCGCCAAGAACCACGACGGATTCTGCCTGTTCGAGACCGCCCTGACCCGGTTCGACTCCATCGACGCCAGCCCCTTCGGCAAGGACCCGCTCAAGCCGCTGGCCGAGGCCTGCCGCAAGGAAGGCATCGCCCTCTGGATCGTCTACTCGCTGGCCGACTGGCACCATCCCGACGCCCTCCCGCCAGGCAAGACCGGGCGCCAGGCAGGCCGGGCCGGGCCGGGCAACCTGGCCTCATATAACGACTACTACCAGGGGCAAATCCGCGAGCTCTGCACCAACTACGGGCCCATCGCGGGCGTCTGGCTCGTGGGCGCCTGGGACCGTCCCGAGGCCGACTGGGACCTGGCCGAGACTCACCGGATCGTCCGCGAGCTTCAGCCCGACGCCCTCATTGGCGACGACCGCCACGCCCCCCCGCCGCAGGGCGACGACCCGTCGATGCGCTTGCGACTGTCCGTCGGATCGGAGAACCTCGACGTCGACGTCCGGTTCCTGGGCGGCAAGCCGGTCTCGGAAGTGGTCGCCGCGATGGTCGACGCCGCGGGCCGCGACGCCAACCTGCTCATGGGCGTGCGGGCCAGGGCCGACGGCTCGCTGGCGCCCGGCGACCTTGAACGCCTGACTGAGCTGGGCAAGTGGCTCTCCACGCACGGCTCAAGCCTGGTCGGAACCCGCGGCGGCCCGGTCCCGCCGGCCGCCTGGGGCGCGTCCACCCGCGCCCCGCGCGACGGGGCCATCTATCTGCACATCCTCAAGCCCGACGCCGGCCCGATCGTCCTGCCGCCCGGCCTGATGGCCTCCGAAGTCCGCCCGATGGGCCAGCCCGAGGCGACTCGGATCATCGCCAGGACGCGGCCCGGCGGCGGCGTCGAGGTCGACATCCCGCTGGCCTTGCGCAAGCCCATCGACACCATCTTCGTCGTCAGCCCCATCATCTTCGACGACCAGCGACCCATCCCCCGAGAACCGTAGCCATGACCGAGGACGTCCCCGAGCCCATCCCGGTCCCCGCGCCCGCCGCCCAACCCCCGCGCATGGATTGGGTGGCCCTGGCGATGACCGCGGTGATCGTCCTCTCCCTGGCCCGCTTCGCCTGGGTGCGCTGGTCCCCCGGGGCCCGGCCCAATCCCCCGATCGTGGGCAAATCCATCCCGCCCCTCAGCCTACGGGACCCATCCACGGCCGAGCCACTCGTCTGGGTCACTCCCCGAGACCGGGTCACCTGGCTCACCTTCTACTCCGCCACCGACCCCGCCGCCTCTGCCGACCTTGCCGTCCTCGAATCCACCTGGCACCGCTTCCGCCAGCGGGCCCACTTCGCCATGCTCGCCGTCGCCGCCAACCCCGACCAGGAACCCGCCGTCGCCCGCCTCCTCGCCCAGACCAAAGCCACCCTCCCCACCGCCGTCGCCACCCAATCCACCCTCGCCACCTTCGACGCCGATCGGGGAACACTCCCCCTCCACCTCATCCTCGACACCGACGGAACCCTCCTCGCCATCGCCCGAGGTCGCCCCCCCGGCCAGCTCGAACGCCTCACCGAGACCGTCACCCGCCGCCTCGCCGAGCTCGATCCCACCGGAGGCGCCCGGTTCGCCCATCTGGCGCCGTCCGGGTCTTGAGGATTCGACCTACTCGTGTCGCCTGGTCTCCAGGGGACACGCATACGGCGAGCCGCTCTCTCTTGGTGTATCATCGCTCATCCCCGAGATCGCTCGCGGGAGCCCACCCCAATCTCCTCGGTCGGAACCCCCCGCATGCTCCGGCGCAGGCTCTCGCTCCTCCAGGCCGTCAGCGTGAACATGGCGATGATGGTGGGGGTCGGCCCATTCATCACGATCCCCTTGTTCGTCAAGTCGATGGGCGGCCCGCAGGCCATCGTCGGCTGGGTCCTCGGCGCCCTGATCGCCATCTGCGATGGGCTCGTCTGGAGCGAGCTCGCCGCGGCGTTCCCCGGCTCGGGCGGGACCTATCACTTCTTCGACGAGGTCTATGGGGCCCGTCGCCTCGGGCGCCTGCTCAAGTTCCTTTTCGTCTGGCAGTTCCTCTTCAGCGCACCCCTCGAACTGGCCAGCGGGGCGCTCGGGCTGGCCCAGTACACGGGCTATCTCATCGGCGGCCTCGACTCGGCCGTCTGGACGCTGAGTCCCTTCGAGAACGCCCCCCAGCTCACCTGGCAGGTCAACCGCGGCCAGCTCCTCGCCGTCCTCTTCATGGCCGGGATTGTGGCGATGGCCTATCGAGGGGTCGAATCCGCGGGCCGGATGATGGTCGTCCTCTGGGCCGGCATGCTCGCGACCGTCGGATTCGTGATCGCGTCATGCCTCGCCCGCTTCCAGCCCTCGCTCGCGTTCACCTATCCCGCAGGGGCCTGGAGCATGGACCGGGCGTGGTTCGGCGGGCTGGGTATTGCGCTCGGAATTGCCATGTATGATTTCCTGGGATACTACCAGATCTGTTACCTCGGCGATGAAGTCTCCGACCCGGCGCGGACGATCCCCCGTTCCATCCTCATCGCCGTCGTCGCCGTCGCGGCGCTCTACCTGACGATGAACCTGGGCATCCTCGGCGTCATGCCCTGGCAGGAAGTCGCCGCCTCCGGGCACATCGCCAGCGACGTCATGTCCCGCCTCTACTCCCCGCGCGTCGCGCAGGTCGTCACCCTGATGATCCTCTGGACCGGCCTGGCGGCCACCTTCGCCGCGATCCTCAGCTACAGCCGGGTCCCCTACGCCGCCGCGCGATCGGGCCACTTCTTCTCGACGCTCGCCGCGGTCCATCCCTCCGGCCAGTTCCCCCACCGCTCGCTGGTCCTGGTCGGGGTGCTTGCCATGCTCGCCTGCCTGGCCAGCCTGCAAACCGTGATCGAGGCCCTGCTCGCCTCCCGGATCCTGATCCAGTTCGTCGGCCAGATCGTCACCGTCGCCTACATACGGACCCGCCCCGACCTGGCCGCTCGCCTCTCGTTCCGGATGATCTTGTACCCCATCCCCGCCTGCATTGCCCTCGCCGGCTGGCTCTATGTCTTCGGCTCATCGTCGCCCCAGGTCATGCTCTACGGGCTCGGCTCGATGGCCCTCGGCCTCGTCGTCTTCGGCTTCTGGGATCGCCGGGCTCCCATCGCCGGATGACTTCGATCAGCCGCGGATT
It encodes:
- a CDS encoding transposase, whose amino-acid sequence is MLWPLGKRQGKHTRGPRGYDAGKKVAGRKRHILVDGLGLILSVVVHAASIQDRDGARLVLAPLRHRFMRLRLIVADGIDNGGIAEWVHALRGRNRLRLEIKAKRPGADKFEPIAFRWRVERTFAWLGRNRRLSKDYEATTASSEAFVKLAMIHLMARRLPKMLAKM
- a CDS encoding helix-turn-helix domain-containing protein → MVAIAPQRTRDHGPDHTPAGRARAPARPGPSLRRPPRHPPRPGPAGPRFRPAAARLGVSRSTVYNWAGRFAKERDPSPSLGDRPRAGRPPAARRAAEELAEAALGTDPRAAGYRHTNWTVPLLLAHLNRASGQQASGTTMRRALHGLGYRWKRPRFVLSRRSPTWRQAKGG
- a CDS encoding transposase; its protein translation is MPGRTRTVVLFSDATILTETPPLRAAWARAGQQAEVPITGNRDRRVLFGAIAVGRGTLRLDRAGQWNQDSFQSHLRHFRPTWRGWRIVLFLDRGSPHTARRSRALAKQFSIELRFLPTACPELNPMEGLWREIKGQILANEPTPELDVSLERAVDHLMAMTGKQRRQTAGILSENFWLAT
- a CDS encoding IS630 family transposase, which gives rise to MEVSPRRPRHGRPRPSPPDDVRGAAGHRRVAPLAHRPGPPGRASPHRPGGRLRPIGPHHRCGPRLLAADRLCLDPSLQRAGHGRPPGAAPRRPTADLYRRPAGRGPGRRADRPPGPGPALRLLDARPPGGLPQRAEGHRHQAESDRRDPRGGGPPLAQAGDVVRRAGGPRIRRKKGAIERLYREPPADSAVVCLDEMGPESAKSFPGQNPLRTKPETTAEGSRQPAGRARQEADYGRRGKGYVFGAFRPATGEAFTRPYDSRSTRNWVEFLGQVEAWVPADAERVYAILDNLSAHRATDVLLFSLAHPRWEFVFQPVSAAYLNLIEPWWKVLRSLALKGRRFETWEEICQAVERATAYWNAHRHPFVWGRRRRHQPRRTPGIAAVPGVRTLAG
- a CDS encoding serine hydrolase, with the translated sequence MRMRRWATMTGLGTMTLWMMVATILMPMPSPSTVQAADDDTAGALGARLMPLIKAHKGEVAVAVKHLDTGETFVYRQDVPMPTASLIKFPVMIETYRQSEAGEVDLNKMLTLKKEDRVAGSGILTPHFTDGATFSLRDAVRMMIFTSDNTATNMVLDQIGIGSTAAFMEKLGFPETKIHSKTYHRETSVFPERSVKYGLGSTTAADMVALFEKLHKKELVSPAASEAMLVHLRTCDDRDKFPKFLPHGTPLAFKTGSVDESRTCAGIMTTRSGPVALCVLTSKNEDKRWVPENAGNVLCAEVAREVFDHFQPKPAADAPASR
- a CDS encoding alpha-L-fucosidase, which produces MARPSIRVRSLIAGAFVLAASARADADNPQVGASADIPQGRAFNAARDARFGLLVSWGLHSLVGRDEHVMDRDRLPVSEYEKLPPRLQGGAYDPAAWVRAAKAAGLTSIAVVAKNHDGFCLFETALTRFDSIDASPFGKDPLKPLAEACRKEGIALWIVYSLADWHHPDALPPGKTGRQAGRAGPGNLASYNDYYQGQIRELCTNYGPIAGVWLVGAWDRPEADWDLAETHRIVRELQPDALIGDDRHAPPPQGDDPSMRLRLSVGSENLDVDVRFLGGKPVSEVVAAMVDAAGRDANLLMGVRARADGSLAPGDLERLTELGKWLSTHGSSLVGTRGGPVPPAAWGASTRAPRDGAIYLHILKPDAGPIVLPPGLMASEVRPMGQPEATRIIARTRPGGGVEVDIPLALRKPIDTIFVVSPIIFDDQRPIPREP
- a CDS encoding APC family permease — protein: MLRRRLSLLQAVSVNMAMMVGVGPFITIPLFVKSMGGPQAIVGWVLGALIAICDGLVWSELAAAFPGSGGTYHFFDEVYGARRLGRLLKFLFVWQFLFSAPLELASGALGLAQYTGYLIGGLDSAVWTLSPFENAPQLTWQVNRGQLLAVLFMAGIVAMAYRGVESAGRMMVVLWAGMLATVGFVIASCLARFQPSLAFTYPAGAWSMDRAWFGGLGIALGIAMYDFLGYYQICYLGDEVSDPARTIPRSILIAVVAVAALYLTMNLGILGVMPWQEVAASGHIASDVMSRLYSPRVAQVVTLMILWTGLAATFAAILSYSRVPYAAARSGHFFSTLAAVHPSGQFPHRSLVLVGVLAMLACLASLQTVIEALLASRILIQFVGQIVTVAYIRTRPDLAARLSFRMILYPIPACIALAGWLYVFGSSSPQVMLYGLGSMALGLVVFGFWDRRAPIAG